The genome window GGGCGGTGGAGCTGGTAGAGGTCGATGCTGTCGACGCGGAGTCGGTCGAGGCTCCCCAGAATCGCGTTCCGGAGGTAGTCGGGGTCGCCGTTCGGAAGCCAGTCGCCGTCGTCGTTCCGAAGCAGGCCGCCCTTGGTGGCGACGACGAGGTCGTCGGGGTACGGGTGGAGCGCCTCGCCGATGAGTCGCTCGCTGACGACCGGCCCGTAGGAGTCGGCGGTGTCGACGAGGTCGGTGCCCGTCGCGATGACTTCGTGGAGCACGTGACGGGCCTCCTCGGTGTCGTCGGGTTCGCCGATGATGTCGTCGCCGGTGAGACGCATCGCGCCGTAGCCGAGTCTGTGAACGGTGAGTTCGCCGCCGATATCGAACGTGTCGCTTCGGTTTTCGACCGTCATAGAGGGGAAGACGGCCGCGACACAGTAGCCTCTTGTGGCACCGGTACTCTCGCCACCGGCCGTTCGCCGCCCGCGACGCTCGCCCCTCGTCGCCGAGGCGCGGCGACGACCGAACGACTCACCGTCGGCGTTCTTCGCGCTCGCGCGCACGGGCGGTCCAGCGGGGAGCCGGACGACCGCCGGTAACTGTTCACCGGGGTGGCAACACGTCGAGTCCGCGCGTCGGTCGAAGGTCGTCCGGGACGGCGTCGAGCGTCCGCCGCTCTTGGCTGAACGCGCCGCGGTAGCTGAGCACGTGGCCCGCGAGCACGTTCTCGACGACGGCATCGACGTGATATCGCTCGTCGGCGTCGTCGTACCGGTCGCGGACCTCGACGTTCGCGGCGAGCGGTCCGGGGAGTCGGGCGTATCGCTCGCCGCGTCGAACCCACTGTCGGCCGCTCCCGACGACGAGCGCGCCCGCGTCGACCGAGGGCAGAAGCTCCGAGACGAGGGGACCGTCGGTTCCGAGGAAGTCGAGCAGTCGCTCGTTCTCGTCGTCCCAGACGGTTAGCGAGTCGAACCGCCGCCGTCTCCGACCGAACGAGAACTCCCGAATCGTCGCCAGCGCTTCGCGCCCGGCGTCGTCGCGGAGGCCGACGGTTTTGACGGTGAAGGGGACGTCGTGACCCCCTTCCGGAAACAGGAGATTCCGCGGGGCCATCGCGTACAGCGCCGGGAGGACGTGCGTTCCGCGACTGATGTCCATCTCGCCGCGGCCGACGCAGAGCACGTCGTCGTCGGCATCGAGGGCGTACCGCTCTCTGACCTTCGGGTGGAGGTCGTCGACTCCGTCGCCGAGCGCACGCTCGTAGACGCCGGTCATCGGTTCTCGCCCTTCCGGACGAGTCCCGTGACGGTCCCCGACAGCACGCGTTCGTCCCCGCGCGAGCAGCCCACGTTCGCGGCGAGGTCGTACCGGTCGGGCCGCTCCTCGACCGATTCGTAGGTCCACGTGCAGGTGATTCGCTCGCCGGTGTAGACGGGGCGCGAGAAGGTGAACTCCATCGTGTGCGCGAGGACCTTCTGTCGGCCGCCGATCTGCGTGGGGAGC of Haloprofundus halophilus contains these proteins:
- a CDS encoding MaoC/PaaZ C-terminal domain-containing protein, with product MTPPTPGESYTVERTFTPEEVDRFADLSGDTQPQHTEPDDEGRRMVHGLLTATLPTQIGGRQKVLAHTMEFTFSRPVYTGERITCTWTYESVEERPDRYDLAANVGCSRGDERVLSGTVTGLVRKGENR
- a CDS encoding DUF4166 domain-containing protein; protein product: MTGVYERALGDGVDDLHPKVRERYALDADDDVLCVGRGEMDISRGTHVLPALYAMAPRNLLFPEGGHDVPFTVKTVGLRDDAGREALATIREFSFGRRRRRFDSLTVWDDENERLLDFLGTDGPLVSELLPSVDAGALVVGSGRQWVRRGERYARLPGPLAANVEVRDRYDDADERYHVDAVVENVLAGHVLSYRGAFSQERRTLDAVPDDLRPTRGLDVLPPR